A genome region from Mauremys reevesii isolate NIE-2019 linkage group 12, ASM1616193v1, whole genome shotgun sequence includes the following:
- the LOC120375396 gene encoding collagen alpha-1(I) chain-like, translated as MGPGGGVPRARRRAPPRALAPSRAAGRAWKRRVSSVRAGRCGPPPSRAFPPHRVRVPEPPPPVHRGAARPERSCSLSSAPLRSLGPPSRRRRAKRRDRAGPARGGRRTAGRELGSEARGDGVAEGPGVVARAQAAAPVASVSGTPGSEKPRIPGRARPWQRFLGAPSGTTPPEAPRARLAGAGTTSRVPSVARRARPPGGSQVPSALREPPGPRKAAVQRLRGLSRPAGAHEEPGEAEGGPPRRKGVRGRPPTRSVNRPADAWAAGPARPSSLAVEGREQPAAVPSAGGAAGVAGTGRVRSRGPLPVLGKGASGSPRPNAFVPKFRPDARAPAGSSSVRGGARRPAVGPVAPVAPSTLPHPTPVFTRSVAGREDVALAVVGAGSAVVPARAGPEGAGLPARLSVATRLPAGVPGPLPSPPGVTTVPGPAGARSVREARLAPGGGGVGKSGREGGERAARARAVEKREEEEEAKERVSRGAQVANPTLAPPPPHPPHLLRPPPLPAVFFPSPGRRRPACTPGAVRPASARPAPAVMPLVPPLGVLPLRGGVVTNRASSGAALSQRRRGGGAGGRPPRPISPGVPPSDCDLRSDVATR; from the exons ATGGGACCCGGCGGCGGGGTCCCGCGCGCGAGGCGCCGGGCGCCCCCTCGCGCTCTCGCTCCctcccgggcggccgggagggcgtgGAAGAGGAGGGTCTCCTCCGTCCGTGCCGGTCGCTGCGGACCGCCGCCCTCGCGCGCCTTCCCGCCCCACCGTGTGCGTGTACCCGAGCCGCCTCCGCCCGTCCACCGAGGCGCTGCCCGCCCCGAGCGGTCTTGCTCTCTTTCCTCCGCCCCACTCCGGTCGCTGGGACCGCCCTCCCGCCGCCGGCGCGCGAAACGGCGGGACCGGGCGGGGCCGGCGCGAGGAGGGCGACGAACTGCGGGGCGGGAGCTCGGCAGCGAAGCGCGCGGCGATGGCGTCGCGGAGGGCCCGGGCGTCGTCGCGCGAGCCCAGGCGGCGGCCCCAGTCGCGTCCGTCTCGGGCACGCCCGGGTCGGAGAAACCTCGGATCCCGGGGCGGGCGCGGCCGTGGCAGCGGTTTCTCGGCGCGCCTTCTGGGACGACGCCCCCCGAGGCGCCGCGAGCCCGGCTGGCGGGTGCGGGCACCACCTCGCGCGTGCCGTCCGTCGCtcgccgcgcccgcccgcccggcgg GAGCCAGGTACCTAGCGCTCTCCGCGAGCCTCCCGGCCCGCGGAAGGCGGCGGTTCAAAGACTGCGCGGCCTGAGTCGGCCCGCGGGCGCCCACGAGGAGCCCGGGGAGGCGGAAGGAGGACCGCCGAGGAGGAAGGGCGTCCGAGGACGCCCGCCCACCCGGTCG GTCAATCGTCCCGCGGATGCGTGGGCGGCGGGACCTGCGCGGCCCTCCTCCCTGGCGGTGGAGGGCCGTGAGCAGCCCGCCGCCGTGCCCTCAGCGGGAGGCGCGGCTGGCGTCGCAGGCACCGGGCGGGTTCGGTCGCGTGGCCCCCTTCCCGTCCTCGGGAAGGGAGCCAGCGGCTCTCCCCGCCCCAACGCCTTCGTCCCTAAGTTCAGACCCGATGCCCGGGCGCCCGCCGGGAGCTCGTCCGTTCGCGGAGGAGCGCGGCGTCCGGCGGTCGGTCCCGTCGCCCCCGTCGCCCCAtccactcttccccaccccaccccggttTTTACGCGGTCGGTGGCGGGGCGCGAGGACGTTGCGTTGGCGGTCGTCGGGGCCGGGTCGGCCGTGGTGCCGGCTCGGGCGGGTCCCGAGGGAGCGGGCCTGCCCGCGCGGCTGTCTGTGGCGACACGGCTGCCCGCTGGGGTTCCCggtcccctcccttccccgcccGGGGTTACGACGGTGCCGGGACCTGCCGGGGCGCGGTCGGTGCGCGAGGCGAGACTCGCGCCAGGAGGAGGAGGCGTCGGAAAgtcagggagagaaggaggagagcGGGCGGCACGCGCGCGTGCGGtggagaagcgggaggaggaggaggaggcgaaGGAGAGGGTTTCGCGAGGCGCCCAGGTTGCGAACCCGACCCtcgccccaccaccaccccacccgcCGCATCTGCTCCGTCCGCCGCCTCTGCCGGCCGTTTTCTTCCCCTCTCCTGGCCGACGGCGCCCCGCGTGCACTCCTGGCGCCGTCCGCCCCGCTTCCGCTCGCCCGGCGCCCGCGGTGATGCCTCTCGTTCCTCCGCTGGGCGTTCTTCCCCTCCGAGGCGGTGTTGTTACGAATCGGGCCTCCTCCGGGGCGGCGCTTTCCCAGCGGCGGCGTGGAGGTGGGGCCGGCGGGCGGCCGCCGCGCCCCATCTCGCCCGGGGTCCCCCCATCCGACTGCGACCTCAGATCAGACGTGGCGACCCGCTGA